The Megalops cyprinoides isolate fMegCyp1 chromosome 22, fMegCyp1.pri, whole genome shotgun sequence genome contains a region encoding:
- the LOC118769417 gene encoding kallikrein-4-like, whose protein sequence is MDPDLMLIKLNKDAPAGSSTVHLPTDCINNRPPNDIQTTALLLAGWGEDENGNYPLQLQCVRLQGTTSLAEAEFCAGRADEGTGEADSGGGLVHTGRNTVYGVVVSHCWLDPNGPSLRSQFVNVCHFLQWIQNEMNAHP, encoded by the exons ATGGACCCTGACCTCATGCTCATCAAGCTGAATAAGGATGCTCCAGCTGGTAGCTCAACTGTTCATCTTCCTACTGACTGCATCAACAACAGGCCTCCAAATGACATACAAACCACAGCCCTTCTCCTTGCTGGCTGGGGAGAAGATG aaaacgGAAATTATCCTTTACAACTCCAATGTGTGAGGCTCCAAGGGACTACAAGTTTAGCCGAAGCAGAGTTTTGTGCTGGGAGAGCAGATGAGGGGACAGGTGAA gCTGACTCTGGAGGAGGTCTGGTCCATACAGGGAGGAACACGGTGTATGGAGTGGTTGTTTCGCACTGTTGGCTTGATCCTAATGGACCAAGTTTGAGAAGCCAGTTTGTAAATGTGTGCCACTTCTTGCAGTGGATCCAAAACGAGATGAATGCACATccatga